The window CCGATGCACTGGATGCAGAAAAAAATGCCGCGATCATCGATCATTTGGAATCGGTACTTGCGACGGTCTGAGTCCGCATCGCACCAAATGGCTTCCGCGTCTCCCGTTCAGAAACTCACAAAAGGAATTGATACATGGCGGTGAGCGTCAAAGCGTGGCAAACCTTGACCTGGTCCACGCTCGAAAGCTGGACCGGAAGCCGAACGATTCAGCGCGGCGAAGATTATCAAAAACAGGGTCGAGTTCGCAAACTGGTTCTCTGCGGTGATGGGTCGATCATCGCCACCGTACAAGGAACCGAGTCCTACATCACTCGGGTCTCGCTCAACACCAAAAAGCGTTCTGGTGTGCAACTGAGTTCCTATTGCTCTTGCCCGGTTGGGTACGACTGCAAGCATGGCGTTGCGACGGTGTTGAAAATGATCGCCGATTGTGAAGCAGGCAAACGCCCACCGAGCATCTCTGACACCGACGTTCGGTTTGAACACTTGCAAGACGACAACACGACGCCCGCTCCGAAACCATCCTCCGGGGCGTCCAAGAAACAACGCACAACCGACAAACAGATCCGCGAATATTTGGCCGATGAATCCAAAGAGAACTTGATCGACCGATTGATGAAATGCTGTTCCGCCGAACCCTCCATCCGACGAACGCTAGCAGATGAAGTCACCATCGCCAGTGGCCACTTCGATAAATTGCTCGCGGAAGCCTACAAAGAAATGCGAAAGTTAACCGCAGAAGAGGCGTGGTATGACGCTTGGGATGGTGAGGGTGAACTGCCTGACTACAGCGGACTCCAAAAACGAATGACGACATTGCTCGCTGCCGGGCATGCGGACGAGCTGGTCAAACTTGGAAAGGAGCTGATGACTCGCGGGACGGACCAAGTCAACAGAGGCCATGACGATGGATCTGTCTGCGGTCAACTGTGCGAGTGTATGGAAACGGTCGCCAAAGCGATTCGAAAGTCTTCACTCACCGACGAGCAGAGATTGCTTGTAGCGTTCGATCTCAGTCTCGATGACGACTACGATCTGGCCGCCTCCGTCGCAGAGTTGTTCCAAAGCAAATGGCCGAAGTCGGCTTGGTCATCGGCTGCCGACGAACTGATCGTTCGCTTGCATTCTCTGCCCGCCAAAACCGATCCGCATGGTTTCGTCAGTCCAAACCGCCAACGCGAACAAACGGGAAGCATGGCGATTCACGCCCTGCGTGCCTGTGGTCGAGATGAAGAAGCTCGTGAAATCAGTGTCGCTGAAGCGCTGACATGTGGAAGCTTCATGAGAGCGGTCAAAGAATTGATGGACGATGGCTTCGACGCCGAAGCAGAAGAACTCGCCTTTCGGGGTCTTCGCGAAACGGACCTTCAATTCCGTGGGATCATTCATCACCTTCAAGAATTGATTGGTGAACTCGCATCGAAGCGGAAAGAATGGAAAATCCCCGCGGCGATCGCTGCCGAAGACTTTTTCGAATCACCATCGGTCGACGGGTTTGAAAAGCTGCTCCAAGCATCCAACAAAGCAAAATGCAAAGCAGTCACTGAAACCGCGGCTCGCCGGTTCTTGGAAACGGGCAAACGACCGGACTTGGACCGCAACCAAATGCGACGAACAAAAGCGACGAAGGCTTGGCCCTTGCCGCGAGCACCACTCGGACAGGACGCCGACCAACCTGTCAGCGAAACGAGGCACGACCGCGGCCCACACTACGATGTACTGATCGGTCTTTCGATCAAAAACAGTTCGCCAGATGAAACGTTGCGGTTGTACGATACCGCGAATGCAAATTCATCGGACTCGCGGTTCCATTCCGCTCGCATTGATCGCTTGTCGGTGGCGAAGTCGGTTGAAAAATCTCATCCCGAACGCGCGATCGAGATCTATCTGCGTGAAGCGTTGTCCGTCGCTGCGCAGACCAACACCAAAACATATCCGTTGGTCGGAAATCATCTCAAGAAGGTCAAGACGCTCTTGTTTCAAAACAACCGGCAAGCGGAATGGGAAAACATCCTGGCCGATTTCAAAACAAAACATGGCCGAAAGCCACGACTCATGGAAGTCATTGATCGCATCGACCGGGACCGCATCGCAAGCAGCATGAGCAAACGATAGGCAAGCCACACTCCGGATCCACAGCCAACCTTTCACTCATCATCCGAACGTTTCGCGAAATGCGTCCAAGTTCGCTTTGCTCTGCCGTCCGGTACCGGGAATGGCGAAAACAATCTCGCTGATATCGCCACCATCCGATGCAATTGCGGACTTCGCGGTGCGTGACGCCATCAACGGGTCACCTCCGAACGCTCCACATCCCCACGCCCCCAGAAGAAGACACTTCACGTTCTGATCCCTTGCAATTCGAAGAACGTTCCGCCACCTCCGCAGGAAGGTACTCTCCAACTCCTCGGTCGCATTGGGATTGCCACGCAGGAAAGGTCTGCTATTCGGAGCCGGTACTGTGATCACGGACGCGAAGAAAGGAACCTCTAGCAGATCGCCGGTGCCCCTGGTTCGAAAGAACGGAACCTTGGGACTGAAGATGGCATGATCGGTGTACAACAGCGACGATTGATTTCGATTTGCTTCGTAGTATTCCATGTGTTCGATCAAACAGGGATACAAACCACTGCATCGACACAGGTCTTCTTCCTGTGCTTTTGCACCGTTCAAAAAACCGCCACCCGGATTGCGTGCGGAAGCGAAGTTCAACAACGCTAGTTCACCTGCACCTGACAATTGCTGAGCAACCACCTGAGTCGTTCCATCAACTACATGGACAACTTGCCTCACTTTCGCGGGTTCCGCTCGCAGAGACTCGAGCTCATCCGGTCGATACAACCGGGTCGATTGCACCGCTCGATTTTGTTGTTCGGCAAATCGCACGACCGTCTCGTCGACTCGATACTCACCAGCATCGATCAGGTCGAGGACTTCTTGCGCGAGCTGTTTGAGTGTCATGCTGTTCTCCTAACGACGCGACATATTCCGACATCAAGAGACACATCATGACATGAACAGATTCATCATGTTGGCGTTTCCAATCTTCACCGAACCTTCGACCGCTCGACTCTTTCCACCACCTACAATCAAGCCCTCCTGTTTTTACCGCATCAGTCGAATTCGATGAATCTCCCCAAGCACTCTTCGCTGATCCATTCACCGGGCACGCAGGTTGTCGCTCAAAAAGATGTGATGACAACGAATGATCGAATCGCTCATCCCGCCGGTGCGGTTGGCGTGATCGTGCGGTCGCCGGTCGATCGCACCCACGCGTATCGCGTCAAGTTCAGCGACGGGTTCGAAGCCGCGATTCATCACGACCAGCTCGTTCGATTGTCCGAGTTCAAAAATCAATTCATCCGAAATACCACCGCACCGCTGATGGACTCGGGACTGTATGAGCGTGTCATTTACCGCTGTGTGATCGGTTCACGAGCCTACGGGCTGGACGACGAAGATTCCGACACAGATCGACGAGGCATCTACCTTCCGCCAGCCGAACTTCATTGGTCGCTCTATGGTGTCCCGGAACAACTTGAGAACGACCAAACCCAGGAAGTTTACTGGGAACTGCAGAAGTTCATTGTGCTGGCTTTGAAAGCGAACCCGAACGTTCTGGAATGCCTCTATTCGCCAATTGTCGAAAAGGTCACACCGCTCGGCAAAGACTTGCTGGCGATGCGCGACGCCTTTCTGTCCAAGCTCGTTTTCCAAACGTTCTCAGGCTACGTCGCCTCGCAATTCAAAAAGATGCAAACGGACATCCGCAATCAAGGCCGTGTGAAGTGGAAACATGTCATGCACCTGATTCGGTTGCTGCTGTCGGGAACGCACGTTCTGCAAAACGGCGAGATAATCGTTGATGTCGGACAGCACCGAGACCGCTTGCTGACGATCAAACATGGCGACATGCCATTCCACGCGGCAGATGAATGGCGACAAGAACTGCAACGAGAATTCGAATCCGCTTTCCAAACCACCCCACTGCCCGACCGTCCTGACTACGAACGAGCCAATGCGTTCCTGATCGATGCTCGCCGCAAAGCCATTCAAGAGGACCTTCCATGATCGATGCCCGAATTATTGACTACGACAAGATGTTGCCGCACATCCGTGCTGCACCCCATCCGCTGTTGTTCGCCACCATCAGTGGAGCTCACCTGTACGGTTTCCCATCCGCCAACTCCGACTTTGATCTTCGCGGCGTGCACTTGCTGCCACTGCAAACGGTTGTCGGTTTGGAGGATGGCGAACTGACCATTGAGAAAGAAGGGGTTTACGACGGCCTTGAGATTGACCTGGTCACACACGACGTTGGCAAGTTCTTTGGACTGATGTTGCGACGAAACGGTTACGTGCTCGAACAAGTCTTCTCACCGCTGGTCGTTCGCACCACGCCGGAACACGACGAACTGAAATCGATCGCGGAGAACTGCATCACCCGGCATCACGCTCACCACTACCTCGGTTTCGCAGCGACTCAGTGGAAACTGTTCTCCAAGGAAACACCGCCGCGGGTCAAACCGCTGCTCTACGTGTACCGCGTGCTGTTGACTGGTATTCATTTGATGCGGGCGGGCGTCGTCGAGTCCAACCTCGTGACACTCAATCAAACCGCGAGACTGTCGTACATCGATGAGCTGATCGATCGCAAGCTAACTGGGCCGGAGAAAGGAACGCTCGATGCCGCCGACCTTGACTTTCATGCCGGCGAATTTGAGCGATTGGTTCGTCAACTGGAGGAGGCTCACGAACAGTCCCATTTGCCCGAGGTTCCAACCGCTCGCCCGGCTCTCAACGATCTGCTGGTGCGACTCCGGTTGAACGGTTGCGATGTTTCCGACGCGGTCGATCCTGTGCCTCGCGAAAATTAGTTCCCAACGGCGCTCCGCAATTGGCTATGCTGAAGGTCCCTCCCCAGACCCCACCCACCTCCCGCCCGCCATGTCTGATCGCCTTTCCCCAAGGTTATCGCCCATTCACGTCGCCATAGCAGCGATGTTGTTGGGGGTCATCTGCCAATGCTTTGTCGGTCTCGACCGAGCCTTCGCGGATCCGACATTGCCGGCGACTGCGTCCAACCAGACGTTGCCAAGCGGCTCGCAATCACCTGTCGTCGTTGAAACGCCGGTCAGTTTCGAATTGGACGTCCAGCCCATCCTGGCTGCTCACGGCTGCAACGCGGGTGCCTGCCACGGCAAACAACGCGGCCAGAATGGGTTCCAACTTTCGTTGCTGGGATTTGATTCCAACTTCGATTACGACGCGATTGTTCGACAGGCCCGCGGGCGACGGCTCACCATCCGGTCTCCCGAGTCCAGCCTGTTGGTTCAAAAGGCAACGGCCGAATTGCCCCATGGCGGTGGTCGAAAAATCGAAGTGGGATCGAAGGCCTACGCCACCCTGACCGCCTGGATTCGTCAAGGCGCGCCGCGTCGACTGGCAGACGAACCCTCGGTGACATCCGTTGAAATCGCTCAGACCGAGTTCCTGCTCAAACCATCCGAAACGGCTCAGCTCGCGGTGGTGGCTCACTACAGCGATGGCAGCCAGAGAGATGTCACATCTTTGACTGGGTATCTGTCCAACGACGATGCGATCACATCGGTCAACGCCACGGGAAAACTCGTTGCCGGACCGATTCCAGGCGAGACCGCGGTGATGGCTCGCTACATGAATCACATTTGTGTGGCCAATGTCAGCATCCCGCGAACGACCGCGTTGACCGAAGAATTCTACGAGCAACAAGCCCGTGCGAATTTCATCGACGACTTGGTCTATGAAAAACTGAACCAACTTCAAATCCAAGTTTCGGATCCTGCCAGTGAGTCAACGTTCTTGCGACGCGTTTACACCGATGTGATCGGACGGCCGCCGACGATGGAGGAGGCTCGCGAATTTCTGGATTCGCAAGATTCCGACAAGCGTGAACAGTTGGTCGATCGTCTTCTCGATCAACCCGAATACATCGATCACTGGGCCAACCAATGGGCTGACCTGCTGCGTCCCAATCCCTATCGCGTCGGAATCAAGGCGGTCCTGAACTATGACAACTGGATTCGCCAGCAGTTTCGAGAGAACGTTCCCTACGACGAATTTGCACGACGTCTGATCACAGCCAAAGGCAGCACTTGGCACAACGGAGCGGTGACGCTGTTCCGTGATCGACGCAGCCCCGATGAAGTTGCCACGTTGGTCAGCCAATTGTTTCTCGGCGTCCGATTGGAATGCGCCAAGTGTCACCATCATCCGTTTGAAAAGTGGAGCCAGCACGACTTCTATTCCTTCGCCGCCTACTTTGGCAAAGTCGGTCGCAAAGGCAAAGGTTTGTCCCCGCCAATCTCCGGCGGCGAAGAGATCGTTTACGCTTTGACCAAGGGCGACGTCAAACATCCGGTGACCGACGAAGTGCTGCCTCCATCGCCCCTGTTCGGAACGGCCGACGTGCCCGAGGGTTCGGACCCACGGGACGCACTCGCGGAATGGATGACCTCCCCGGACAACGACTACTTCGCCCAGGTTCACGTCAATCGCGTGTGGGCACAGTTGATGGGCCGAGGCATCGTCGATCCCGTCGACGATCTTCGCAGCACCAACCCGCCCAGCAACCCGGCACTGCTGGATGCCTTGGCCGAGCACTTTCAACAATCCGGTTTCGATCAAAAGAACTTGATCAAGACCATCGTGCTCTCCAACGTCTACTCGCTCAGTTCCGTTCCCAACGAAACCAACGCAGCCGACCGATTGAACTACTCGCGTCACTACCGGCATCGATTGCGAGCCGAGGTGCTGGCCCAAGCGGTCGCGGATGTGACGGAAACGTCTGAATCGTTTTCTGCGTTGGCTCCCGAATCGCGAGCCAACCAAGTCTGGACGCACCGGATCGATTCGACGTTTTTGGACACGTTTGGCAGACCCGACGAGAACAAGGATCCGCCCTGCGAACGCATCCCCGATTCGTCGGTCACCCAGACGCTGCACTTGATGAACGCACGAGAACTGGACACACGCATCCGAAGTGATTCGGGACGTGCCGCAAGACTGGCCAAAAGTGACTCATCACCCGCGGACATCGTCACGGATTTGTACTTGGCCATCTTTTCGCGAAAACCAAACGCCGACGAACAAAGCTTTGCCGAAACACTGATTCGCGAAGCCAGCGAAAGCGACGAAGCGAATCCAAGCAGCGATGCGAAGGACGACGTCGCCACCGAAGAGAACCGGCGACGCGTCATTGAAGATTTGATCTGGGCGATGACGAATTCGCCTGAGTTTATTATTCAAAACTGATGAACCATGTCGAACACTTGGACAAACTGTGAAGGACTGACGCGCCGCGACGGTCTGAAATTGGGTCTTGGCGGACTGATCGGCGGAGGCCTCTCGGGGGCGCTCAGTGCACAAGCACGCGCGTCGGAGGGTTCAGGTTCTCGCCGCAAAACCGCTCAGGCCGATGCATGCATCTTGGTCTGGATGGATGGTGGCCCCAGTCACTACGAGACGTTTGACCCGAAGCCTGATGCACCCGTCGAAATTCGCGGTTCTTACCAGCCAATCGCGACCCAGACGCCTGGGATCCAGTTCGCCCAACCGATGCAAAAGATGGCGGCGATCAGCGACGACCTGGCCATTGTTCGATCGATTCGACACGACCAAGGCAACCACGGTGCCGGCAATCACTACATGATGACCGGGGCCCCGCCTCGCATCCCTGTTGGCTGTGGTGCGTTTGTCAGTTTCCATCCCAGCCTGGGCAGTGTGGTCTCCAAAGAGATCGGCGCACCACATGGGATCCCCGCTTACTTTTCGCTGCCCCGGATGTCGCGATCGGGCGGGCCGAACTTCTTGGGCAGCAAGTACGCACCGTTTGTGGTTCCCGACGATCCCAACCGTTCCAGCTTTCGCGTGCGTGATGTCACGATTCCCACGGGACTGACCGATGGCCGCTTCAGTTCGCGACAACAAATCCGTCAACGCATCGACACGATGATGCGTTTCAATGACGCCAGCGTCGCCGACCCAACCTTGGCGGTCGATGAGTTCTATCAACAGAGCCTGCAAATCATCAGCAGCAAAGAAGCTCAGGCCGCTTTCGACATCCACCAAGAATCCGACGCAATTCGCGATGCCTACGGGCGGAACCCGTTTGGCCAACAAGCCCTGTTGGCGAGACGACTGGTCGGTGCGGGCGTTCCCTTCGTGACGCTTTACAGCGGAGGCTGGGATCATCACGTCGACATCTTCAATGCGCTGGATAAGAAACTGCCGCCGTTTGAAGCCACCGTCGCGGCGTTGATTTCCGACCTCAAAGAACAAGGCATGCTGGAACGCACTTTGGTGGTTGTCTTGGGTGAGTTCGGACGGACGCCCAAAATCAACGAACGCGGTGGTCGCGACCACTGGTCCAATGCCATGAGCGTCGTGTTTGCCGGCGGCCAGACGCCGGGCGGGCAAGTCATCGGTGCGACCGACCGACAAGGTTACGCGGCCGTCGAACGAGTCCTCTCGCCAGAGAACTTTGTGTCGACGATCTATGAAAAAATGGGCATCGATCCGGGCCAAATGATGTACACCGGCGAGGGACGTCCCACTCACTTGGTCAGCGACGCAACTCCGATCACCGAGTTGATGAGCTAGTGCGTCACTCCTTGAATTCAATCAACTGCAAGTGCGGCGACAAAAGCATTCTTCGTTCACGCGATGCGGGTTGCTCCGTGGTCTTTGCCGGACTCAGTCACCGACTGGCCTGGATGCTGGTTCTGTGCTGCTTCACCTCGCAATTGGCTCACGCACAAATCAAGCTGGATCGCGTGTTCCCGCCGGCGGTTGCCGTTGGTGCCGAGACAGCGGTCACTGCAGAAGGCACCTTTCCAAATTGGCCGCCCAACATCGATTGCGATGTCAACCAGGTTTCCGTCTCGGCTGGCGAAGAGTCCGGAAAGCTAACGATCAAAGTTGCCGACGATGCCTCGGTGGGAGTCGCGTGGATCCGATTCCACGATGACCAGTCCATGACCGGATTGGTTCCTCTGGTTCTCTCCACCGCCGACGTGTTCTCTGAAACAGAGCCCAATGACAAACGTTCGCAGGCCAACCCCATCGAGCTTCCCACTTTGGTTGCGGGACGTTTGGCCAAGGGCGGAGACAGTGATGCTTACCGCGTGTCACTGAAAGCGGGCCAGACGTTGGTCGTGTCCGCGACCGCCAACCAAGTGTTGAAGTCACCGATGGATGCGGTACTTCAATTGACCGATCTCCGCGGGAACGTGCTCTACCATTCCGACGATGTCCGTGGATTGGACCCACAAATCGTCTACCCAACCGTCTCGGATCAAGATCTGCTGATTCGAATTTTCGCGTTTCCCGAAACGCCCAACAGCACGATCGGCTACGCGGGATCCCCCTCGTTCCTTTACACGTTGGACGTGACCACGGGTCCCTTTGTCGATCATGTTGCTGCCAACGAAAAGAGAGCCATCGCGTTTGGCTACAACCTCGAAGATCAAACCGCGACTGTTTCCGACATCGCCGAAAACCTCTCGCCTCCCATCGCGACCATTCCTGGTGCCTTGGGTTGGTCTTGGGTCCCGCCAGTTTATGAAGCGGTCCATCGAGTTTTGCCCGGGGACGAGTTCGAGGGGACACTGCCCGCTTTGCTGTTCGGCCATTTCACGAAGGCAGATGAAACGCATCGCTACTCATTCACTGCCAACAAAGGCAAAAAGTACCGTGCCGAAGTTCGGTCCAAAGCCGATGGATTCTTGCTCGATTCCAAGCTCACAATCACAGATCCAAAGTCCGGCAAAACACTGGCCAGCAACGACGATGTTTCCTCCGGAGGCTATGACGCGGGAGTCGACTTCACCGCGGCCGAGGACGGTCCCATCGACGTCGCGATCTCCGAAATGCTGGGTGAGTTTGGACCACGACACTTCTATCAATTGTCCATTCGCGAATCGAAACCCGAATGTCAACTTTCGATTGCGGAAGATCACTTCGTGATCACTCAGGCCAAACCGCTCGAACTCAGCGTGTCAGTCAATCGCAAGTCCGGTTTCCAATCCAAAATCCGAGTCGCCGCAACCGATTTACCGGAAGGTATCCAGGCAGAACCCGTGGTTTCAGAACCCAAGGGCGACACCGCCAAAACAATCAAACTGAAAGTCACCGCGTCTGACAATGCGATTGGTCACGGTCGCTTTCGAATTTTGGGGACCATTCTGGACGCGGATGACCAACCAACGAAAGAGACCATCCAGGCCACCTACAACCTGCGACCGTCCGTTCCACTGACGGAGTTCTGGCTCACCGTTCCACCTGTCCCAGCCAAAGAAGCATCGCCATGATCCGTCCAGCCACGAAGACGCTGCTCGTTGTGCTGGCACTGAGTTTTGAGTGGAGCGTCGGACTTGATTCGCTCATCGGCAGGACCAACCAAGCGATAGCAGACACGCTCCCAATCGACGAATTGCCGGACGACCGCGAGGTCCTGTTCAGCCGCGATGTGGCACCGGTATTGAAAAAGAACTGCGTCGCCTGCCACAACAGCAGCGACGACGAGGGCGGTGTGAACTTGGAGTCGGGAGAACAGATTCGAACATCCGAATTGGATGATCTTGTGCTTCCCGGCAAACCCGAATCGAGCCGACTGTTTCTGCTCGCCTCTCATGCGGACGATCCTGTGATGCCCCCGGAGGACAATGATGTCTCGGCATCCATTTTGACTCCGATGGAACTGGCCCTGCTAAAACGTTGGATCCAGTCCGGTGCCGTCGTCGACCAAGCCCCCAGCACACCGATCAAGCGAGAGTGGCAACCGCTTCCATCGTCGCTGCAGACCGTCTACGGATCATCCATGACCGACGATGGAAGACTGTCCGCGATCAGCTTTGGAAATGAGATTCGTCTGTTCGGTGCCAAGTCCGCTCAGCCCATCGAGACGCTTGCAATCGTCGAAGGTGAAGTCACCAAACCAGCTCACGATGACTTCGTCCAAGACCTGCACATCGATTCAACCGGTCGTCAAATCATCTCGGCAGGTTATCGCAATGTCAAACTTTGGGAGATGTCGCCATTCGAATCAGCCACGATTCCCGCCATCAACCTGGATGACACCCTGGCAATCGCAATGAACGCTAGCGGCAGTCACTTCGCCGTGCTTTCACGCCGCGGAGAATTGAGTGTGGCGGAAGTCGGCAAAGATCGCTGGCTGTGGATGAAAAGCTTTGACCTGCCCGATCATCTGAAAACCGAGGGCCTGAAGACCGACAATCCGACCAAGATTCGGATCGCTTTGGACAACGCGGCTCAACAAGCCGCGATTCAGTGGGACAGTGCGATTCGCATCGTTCGAATCGATCGCAAAGACGTCGAAACCTTCGATGCTGCCAACACGCTCACTTCGATGCAGTGGATCGAAGAGGATCACTTAGCGACCGCGACCGACAAGGGACAAGTCTTGTTTTGGAAGCGAGACGAAGAGGTTTGGACCAAGACAGAGCACAACGTTTTTGAACAAGCTGTCCTTGCGATCCACTCGGCGTCCGAGTCTCCGGGACGGTTGATCGCGATGGATGCAGCAGGCAACCTTGCCAACTGGAATCCAACCGATCAATCATTCGAAGCAACCGGCCAATTGCCCTCGCCCGCC of the Rhodopirellula baltica SH 1 genome contains:
- a CDS encoding nucleotidyltransferase domain-containing protein, with protein sequence MIDARIIDYDKMLPHIRAAPHPLLFATISGAHLYGFPSANSDFDLRGVHLLPLQTVVGLEDGELTIEKEGVYDGLEIDLVTHDVGKFFGLMLRRNGYVLEQVFSPLVVRTTPEHDELKSIAENCITRHHAHHYLGFAATQWKLFSKETPPRVKPLLYVYRVLLTGIHLMRAGVVESNLVTLNQTARLSYIDELIDRKLTGPEKGTLDAADLDFHAGEFERLVRQLEEAHEQSHLPEVPTARPALNDLLVRLRLNGCDVSDAVDPVPREN
- a CDS encoding DUF1549 domain-containing protein, with the protein product MLLGVICQCFVGLDRAFADPTLPATASNQTLPSGSQSPVVVETPVSFELDVQPILAAHGCNAGACHGKQRGQNGFQLSLLGFDSNFDYDAIVRQARGRRLTIRSPESSLLVQKATAELPHGGGRKIEVGSKAYATLTAWIRQGAPRRLADEPSVTSVEIAQTEFLLKPSETAQLAVVAHYSDGSQRDVTSLTGYLSNDDAITSVNATGKLVAGPIPGETAVMARYMNHICVANVSIPRTTALTEEFYEQQARANFIDDLVYEKLNQLQIQVSDPASESTFLRRVYTDVIGRPPTMEEAREFLDSQDSDKREQLVDRLLDQPEYIDHWANQWADLLRPNPYRVGIKAVLNYDNWIRQQFRENVPYDEFARRLITAKGSTWHNGAVTLFRDRRSPDEVATLVSQLFLGVRLECAKCHHHPFEKWSQHDFYSFAAYFGKVGRKGKGLSPPISGGEEIVYALTKGDVKHPVTDEVLPPSPLFGTADVPEGSDPRDALAEWMTSPDNDYFAQVHVNRVWAQLMGRGIVDPVDDLRSTNPPSNPALLDALAEHFQQSGFDQKNLIKTIVLSNVYSLSSVPNETNAADRLNYSRHYRHRLRAEVLAQAVADVTETSESFSALAPESRANQVWTHRIDSTFLDTFGRPDENKDPPCERIPDSSVTQTLHLMNARELDTRIRSDSGRAARLAKSDSSPADIVTDLYLAIFSRKPNADEQSFAETLIREASESDEANPSSDAKDDVATEENRRRVIEDLIWAMTNSPEFIIQN
- a CDS encoding SWIM zinc finger family protein, encoding MAVSVKAWQTLTWSTLESWTGSRTIQRGEDYQKQGRVRKLVLCGDGSIIATVQGTESYITRVSLNTKKRSGVQLSSYCSCPVGYDCKHGVATVLKMIADCEAGKRPPSISDTDVRFEHLQDDNTTPAPKPSSGASKKQRTTDKQIREYLADESKENLIDRLMKCCSAEPSIRRTLADEVTIASGHFDKLLAEAYKEMRKLTAEEAWYDAWDGEGELPDYSGLQKRMTTLLAAGHADELVKLGKELMTRGTDQVNRGHDDGSVCGQLCECMETVAKAIRKSSLTDEQRLLVAFDLSLDDDYDLAASVAELFQSKWPKSAWSSAADELIVRLHSLPAKTDPHGFVSPNRQREQTGSMAIHALRACGRDEEAREISVAEALTCGSFMRAVKELMDDGFDAEAEELAFRGLRETDLQFRGIIHHLQELIGELASKRKEWKIPAAIAAEDFFESPSVDGFEKLLQASNKAKCKAVTETAARRFLETGKRPDLDRNQMRRTKATKAWPLPRAPLGQDADQPVSETRHDRGPHYDVLIGLSIKNSSPDETLRLYDTANANSSDSRFHSARIDRLSVAKSVEKSHPERAIEIYLREALSVAAQTNTKTYPLVGNHLKKVKTLLFQNNRQAEWENILADFKTKHGRKPRLMEVIDRIDRDRIASSMSKR
- a CDS encoding DUF1501 domain-containing protein — its product is MSNTWTNCEGLTRRDGLKLGLGGLIGGGLSGALSAQARASEGSGSRRKTAQADACILVWMDGGPSHYETFDPKPDAPVEIRGSYQPIATQTPGIQFAQPMQKMAAISDDLAIVRSIRHDQGNHGAGNHYMMTGAPPRIPVGCGAFVSFHPSLGSVVSKEIGAPHGIPAYFSLPRMSRSGGPNFLGSKYAPFVVPDDPNRSSFRVRDVTIPTGLTDGRFSSRQQIRQRIDTMMRFNDASVADPTLAVDEFYQQSLQIISSKEAQAAFDIHQESDAIRDAYGRNPFGQQALLARRLVGAGVPFVTLYSGGWDHHVDIFNALDKKLPPFEATVAALISDLKEQGMLERTLVVVLGEFGRTPKINERGGRDHWSNAMSVVFAGGQTPGGQVIGATDRQGYAAVERVLSPENFVSTIYEKMGIDPGQMMYTGEGRPTHLVSDATPITELMS
- a CDS encoding PPC domain-containing protein gives rise to the protein MNSINCKCGDKSILRSRDAGCSVVFAGLSHRLAWMLVLCCFTSQLAHAQIKLDRVFPPAVAVGAETAVTAEGTFPNWPPNIDCDVNQVSVSAGEESGKLTIKVADDASVGVAWIRFHDDQSMTGLVPLVLSTADVFSETEPNDKRSQANPIELPTLVAGRLAKGGDSDAYRVSLKAGQTLVVSATANQVLKSPMDAVLQLTDLRGNVLYHSDDVRGLDPQIVYPTVSDQDLLIRIFAFPETPNSTIGYAGSPSFLYTLDVTTGPFVDHVAANEKRAIAFGYNLEDQTATVSDIAENLSPPIATIPGALGWSWVPPVYEAVHRVLPGDEFEGTLPALLFGHFTKADETHRYSFTANKGKKYRAEVRSKADGFLLDSKLTITDPKSGKTLASNDDVSSGGYDAGVDFTAAEDGPIDVAISEMLGEFGPRHFYQLSIRESKPECQLSIAEDHFVITQAKPLELSVSVNRKSGFQSKIRVAATDLPEGIQAEPVVSEPKGDTAKTIKLKVTASDNAIGHGRFRILGTILDADDQPTKETIQATYNLRPSVPLTEFWLTVPPVPAKEASP
- a CDS encoding TIGR02452 family protein — translated: MTLKQLAQEVLDLIDAGEYRVDETVVRFAEQQNRAVQSTRLYRPDELESLRAEPAKVRQVVHVVDGTTQVVAQQLSGAGELALLNFASARNPGGGFLNGAKAQEEDLCRCSGLYPCLIEHMEYYEANRNQSSLLYTDHAIFSPKVPFFRTRGTGDLLEVPFFASVITVPAPNSRPFLRGNPNATEELESTFLRRWRNVLRIARDQNVKCLLLGAWGCGAFGGDPLMASRTAKSAIASDGGDISEIVFAIPGTGRQSKANLDAFRETFG
- a CDS encoding nucleotidyltransferase domain-containing protein, which encodes MNLPKHSSLIHSPGTQVVAQKDVMTTNDRIAHPAGAVGVIVRSPVDRTHAYRVKFSDGFEAAIHHDQLVRLSEFKNQFIRNTTAPLMDSGLYERVIYRCVIGSRAYGLDDEDSDTDRRGIYLPPAELHWSLYGVPEQLENDQTQEVYWELQKFIVLALKANPNVLECLYSPIVEKVTPLGKDLLAMRDAFLSKLVFQTFSGYVASQFKKMQTDIRNQGRVKWKHVMHLIRLLLSGTHVLQNGEIIVDVGQHRDRLLTIKHGDMPFHAADEWRQELQREFESAFQTTPLPDRPDYERANAFLIDARRKAIQEDLP